Part of the Mya arenaria isolate MELC-2E11 chromosome 8, ASM2691426v1 genome, GAGGCCAAGTATTTGAAAAAGGACAATAGCAAACCATCCAACACCAGCAAGCATCTTTAGCATCAGTAGCAATTTGGGAGCCCATTCTGGATCTTCGTCCTTGGGGCCAATGGATTTGAAGAAACGGTCACATATGCTGGGACCACTGCAAAAGTTACAGCTGAAGTCACATTTGCATTCAGGGCATTTGCATTCAGGGCATTTACATTCAGGGCATTTACAGTCAGGGCATTTACAGTTTACAGGTCTCATCTCACAGCTTTTTTCCCCGACCTCGGGACAAAGCCTGCAGACAAACACTACACAACAACAAGGACACGTGTAGGTACAACATCCCTTAAAGCAGTTTCCGCAGTCACAGTCACACGCGCATGCTGTGTACTTGTGTTTGCAGAAAGCCTTCCTGAAAACGTTTTTTAATTCCTTTACGACCATCCAAATGAGGAGAAATACAGCGTTTTCTAAGCTGACGGTACAGTAGTAGCTGGAAAAAGCCATTACAATGATTTGTGGGAGATCTTCCACAACCATTGCAGCAGCCGTTTCAACCCATCCGTGTAGCAATTGAAATCCGTAGAAAATACTGACGCATCGCTGCTTGAATGATTTCTGTTCCTCATCACCCTGTCTCTCAGGATCTTCATCGTCTATTTCCGGGGTTTTTTGGCTTCTTTCTTGAGGACCTGGTTGAGCGCTATTCTGTGGCAATTCACTTAGCGATGATCCAGTTTCTTCATATTTGTTTCCAGGTTTTCTCCTATGGTATTCAAGAACTGTTTCGCCAATGATGTTTATAATCTGGAATACGGCGTAAACAGTGGCAACTCCACAGAAAAGGCCGTAAAATGTAGGCAATAATTTGCCTTCTGCACTGCATTCGATGACATCCGTTTTACTCTTCTTTCCAATTTGCCCAAACACGGGTGGCAAATCAATAGTGCCTTTCCAGTCGCAGTATTGAAGCCAGTTTAGGGTTTCGTTAAAGATGAGAACGAAGACTGACAGAACTCTCTTAGCGATGATGGATCTCATCGATGGCGTAATGTATCCTAATAAGAACGaataaattatctatttttcactgacattgatataatgttttaaaatattaaatacttaatttatttaatattatgcatgttatttgtaattatatGTAAATGCTGTAAGGTACATATATCATAATTGATTTTGAGTTATATCAAACACTCTACAATACGTTTTCAACACTACATGTATGAATGTGCGCTAAACAGGCACATGTATAGCTTGTCTTAGGTCTTACTTATAATTGGTGTATTCGCGTCCCTTATCATGACTTGGGCATGAGGTGCATGGTTGTATCCTGGTGCCACTTGGTCATGTTGGGCGTATTGGTCTTGTACACCATGTTCATGTGACATGTTGCTTTGTGGATCGAAGTGTCCAGGCGCGTTAGAGCGATTCGGTTGGTTGTATGGATGACCGTGATGTTGACTATGCCCTACATAAGTAATGAATACAAcctttcaaatacatatttattaatgtatatTGAATTAACAGATGGGTCCTAAATCATACCTAACtctacttaattaattaatcttTGTGGCGCTCATTTCTTGACCTAGTTTAATGTGTAAATATAATTcgttgtatttgtaaaatattatctcAACTCTCTTTAATTAAGAGTACTCAT contains:
- the LOC128244792 gene encoding uncharacterized protein LOC128244792 isoform X1 — translated: MQQMPPGGSPHMQNPSLSQGGIGSPPHMQDPGLSQGHSQHHGHPYNQPNRSNAPGHFDPQSNMSHEHGVQDQYAQHDQVAPGYNHAPHAQVMIRDANTPIIRYITPSMRSIIAKRVLSVFVLIFNETLNWLQYCDWKGTIDLPPVFGQIGKKSKTDVIECSAEGKLLPTFYGLFCGVATVYAVFQIINIIGETVLEYHRRKPGNKYEETGSSLSELPQNSAQPGPQERSQKTPEIDDEDPERQGDEEQKSFKQRCVSIFYGFQLLHGWVETAAAMVVEDLPQIIVMAFSSYYCTVSLENAVFLLIWMVVKELKNVFRKAFCKHKYTACACDCDCGNCFKGCCTYTCPCCCVVFVCRLCPEVGEKSCEMRPVNCKCPDCKCPECKCPECKCPECKCDFSCNFCSGPSICDRFFKSIGPKDEDPEWAPKLLLMLKMLAGVGWFAIVLFQILGLSGSFHASK
- the LOC128244792 gene encoding uncharacterized protein LOC128244792 isoform X2, producing the protein MSHEHGVQDQYAQHDQVAPGYNHAPHAQVMIRDANTPIIRYITPSMRSIIAKRVLSVFVLIFNETLNWLQYCDWKGTIDLPPVFGQIGKKSKTDVIECSAEGKLLPTFYGLFCGVATVYAVFQIINIIGETVLEYHRRKPGNKYEETGSSLSELPQNSAQPGPQERSQKTPEIDDEDPERQGDEEQKSFKQRCVSIFYGFQLLHGWVETAAAMVVEDLPQIIVMAFSSYYCTVSLENAVFLLIWMVVKELKNVFRKAFCKHKYTACACDCDCGNCFKGCCTYTCPCCCVVFVCRLCPEVGEKSCEMRPVNCKCPDCKCPECKCPECKCPECKCDFSCNFCSGPSICDRFFKSIGPKDEDPEWAPKLLLMLKMLAGVGWFAIVLFQILGLSGSFHASK